A stretch of the Apteryx mantelli isolate bAptMan1 chromosome 3, bAptMan1.hap1, whole genome shotgun sequence genome encodes the following:
- the NKX2-4 gene encoding homeobox protein Nkx-2.4, with translation MSLSPKHTTPFSVSDILSPMEETYKKFGAMDGGAAAALGAPLGPYRPPPGPGPGAAAAAAAVPQHVVAGPNAAAAAAAAAAYHHMPHGVSQFAHGAVGGYCNGGLGNVGELPAYAEGMRSGAAAAAAGGWYGAGGDPRYPGISRFMGPSAAMNVGGLSGIAEGAKAMVPLHAAPRRKRRVLFSQAQVYELERRFKQQRYLSAPEREHLASMIHLTPTQVKIWFQNHRYKMKRQAKDKAAAQQLHPDGGGGLCQQHSPRRVAVPVLVKDGKPCPPPGSGTPAPGAAQPQPQGGSSGALPAAGTAAHPHPGSLGQAADLEELSPSPPALHGQGAPLAPMDTAGVDYSGAMVSPNLLYGRTW, from the exons ATGTCGCTGAGCCCCAAGCACACGACGCCCTTCTCCGTCTCCGACATCCTCAGCCCCATGGAGGAGACCTACAAGAAGTTCGGCGCCATggacggcggcgccgccgccgccttgggCGCCCCGTTGGGCCCGTaccgcccgccgccggggccgggcccgggcgccgctgccgccgccgccgcagtgcCGCAGCACGTCGTGGCGGGTCCCaacgcggcggccgccgccgccgccgccgccgcctaccACCACATGCCGCACGGCGTCTCGCAGTTCGCGCACGGCGCCGTCGGGGGCTACTGCAACGGCGGGCTCGGCAACGTGGGCGAGCTGCCCGCCTACGCCGAGGGCAtgaggagcggcgcggcggcggcggcggccggcggctggTACGGGGCCGGCGGCGACCCCCGGTACCCGGGCA TCTCCAGGTTCATGGGCCCGTCGGCGGCGATGAACGTGGGCGGCCTCAGCGGCATCGCCGAGGGCGCCAAGGCCATGGTGCCGCTGCACGCGGCGccgcggaggaagaggagggtgctCTTCTCGCAGGCGCAGGTCTACGAGCTGGAGCGGCGCTTCAAGCAGCAGCGCTACCTCTCGGCTCCCGAGCGGGAGCACCTGGCCAGCATGATCCACCTGACGCCCACGCAGGTGAAGATCTGGTTCCAGAACCACCGCTACAAGATGAAGCGCCAGGCCAAGGACAAGGCCGCCGCGCAGCAGCTGCaccccgacggcggcggcggcctgtgCCAGCAGCACTCGCCGCGCCGCGTCGCCGTGCCGGTGCTGGTGAAGGACGGCAAACCCTGCCCGCCGCCCGGCAGCGgcaccccggcgcccggcgcggctcaACCCCAGCCGCAGGGAGGCTCCAgcggggcgctgcccgccgccggcaccgccgctcaCCCGCACCCCGGCTCGCTGGGGCAGGCGGCCGACCTGGAGGAGCTCTCGCCCAGCCCGCCGGCGCTGCACGGCCAAGGCGCCCCGCTGGCCCCCATGGACACGGCCGGCGTCGACTACAGCGGCGCTATGGTCAGCCCCAACCTGCTCTACGGCAGGACGTGGTAA